The genomic stretch GCGCCTCTAATTCCGAACGTGAAATACCGTGCGCAATTATCCCCCCGCCCTGAGCTGGCAAAATCGGCCCACCGACAAGAAAAACACCATCATCGAATCCTTTTTTTATGTAGGCCATATGGCCGTCCATAAACTCAGCTGCACGAACTTCGTCCCCAGTGAATCGAAGAATAATAAAAAACATAATTGCCTCCTACAGCGATCAGATCAAGTTTATGAATGCAACATTGCAAACCATATTCCTAGATTAAATTTCACCAGGCCATTCAAGACAGCTCGCCCATATACAGCATGACGTCCGATGCCATCAGCGCGACCCGAATAACACTTCATCTCAAACGCTCAACTAACTCATACCCCCCATGAACTTAAAGCTCGCCAA from Pseudomonas fluorescens encodes the following:
- a CDS encoding YciI family protein gives rise to the protein MFFIILRFTGDEVRAAEFMDGHMAYIKKGFDDGVFLVGGPILPAQGGGIIAHGISRSELEALVSSDPFVIEHVVEPEILEVNPLHMDKRLESILR